A window of Streptomyces marispadix contains these coding sequences:
- a CDS encoding SDR family NAD(P)-dependent oxidoreductase, with protein sequence MKEEAGVHADGPLGGPVEGPAHDPAGGPADGDIAVVGLSLRLPGSRGPEEFWEHLAAGRSLISEVPERRWRREDHLGHPRREFNKTNSVWGGFVDDIDCFDAEFFHVSPREARSMDPQQRLALELSWHALEDAGYRADRAAGSRTGVFMGVCHWDYAELIEKEVEEVDAYYPTGTAYAIIANRVSHHFDFRGPSVVNDTACASSLVAVQQAVQALQAGDCDHALAGGVNLAWSPRHFIAFAKAGMLSPDGLCRAFDAEANGYVRGEGGGVVLLKRAADARRDGDPVHALIKGVGSNHGGRTSSLTVTNPAAQADLITGVYRRAGIDPGTVSYIETHGPGTPVGDPIEISGLKKAFAELSGENPRKREPSGNGAGEASGQRDASGPPEVSGHRCGIGSVKTNIGHLEGAAGIAGMLKVILAMRHRKLPATVNFRRLNPLITLDGSPLYVVDRLTDWEPGDAGTLRAGVSSFGFGGTNAHVVLEAAEAAQAAEKAEGADAEDEAGQPVRLPVSAADEERLREQCRALADWARARTAEGSAPTTADIACTLREGRVPMRERIVFRAASVEEWTEQLAAFAAGEKPPAGALRGRAEDGAGDGLDADDVEALVARWLERGEEEKFASAWTRGLPVDWSQWPSGGRRVHLPGQVFARTPHWFRPDAQPKREPLRKREPQRGSASQPEPERAPEAEAANGPVADGLLGEGVREKAETGTAENETAKKGTGGEYGKAEGWSFPLRFEPTDPFVRDHLVEGARIVPGVVALEAVTAAARRPAVAGARTGAAPHIRNAVWVRPLRVGDGGLDARLRLTASGSGDDGGYDYAITDAQGTPYSSGRVEYSAAPAPDTPGLVALREQHTRSVGTDAGYAALQASGIEHGPALRALRALHAAPGSLLAELRLPAESSTGLALQPAVLDSALLAVLALGTDDGDWRRPSAPAVPFALDGLTAYAPTTDTTWAWLRPAVGGRTGAADIDLLDEQGRLCVRLTGYTSRELPSTAGTNEEGTSAPSSAPGAGLLEVTGVWTPAPVPAPGPAPAPEAAPAPEPAGTGVPLTVLNAALDADLVSTSAARLGVDVEHLDVPKDAADAEAMKAAFAACYPHVRRLLGSSRRVLLVAPGAPDSPVFAPLAALLKTARQENPSFHGTTVLLDGFDPRDTARFEQTVRTEAAAAAAADGGNTADAEVAHTADGRRLRHETAELPPPGARAAGGKSLLKEGGVYWITGGAGGIGLLLAERLCLRHGATVVVSGRSPGAPAADALAARLTRGTLIHRRADVTDQESVNALVAAVRAEHGRIDGVFHAAGVLDDGYLATKPLAGTEAVLAPKVDGVTCVDAATRAAGLDFLLVFGSVAGAFGNAAQGDYAAANAYLDAFAARRQADGLTTRAVDWPLWAEGGMRVDDASLAYLRKRTGTVPLPTDVGLDALERALHTDSPVRRVVLYGDRPALRVYAGLERPAPAEAAAGGPASPRSGAAGEARAELDDAELLIRTQDLLREQFAEVTLQDPEQIHAEEKLETYGIDSISIVDLTSRLEDTFGSLPKTLFFEYVDLKGVAEYFVAEHRDRLLGLFAPAASDDPAVSDASAVSGVPAEIESRAVAQAPAVSPAPVPEVPAVPAESETALAHPRTGAATVTPRPAPRRQPAVRGDIAVIGMAGRYPGADTLEEFWELLSEGRHSFEPVPAWRWRHSDLYFDERDVQGKTTVRTGTFLRDVDAFDPRYFSISQRDAELLSPEVRLFLQAGVTALEDAGYSKETLRRRYEGDVGVLVGSMNNSYAYYGFENMLMRGTATSGSEVGVMANMLSYHYGFTGPSMFVDTMCSSSSACVHQALRMLRGGECRMVVVGGINLMLHPYDLIATSQAHFTTKSADVVRSYGLGADGTILGEGVGTLVLKPLAEAVEDGDHVYGVIKGSGMTNAGVRNGFTVPSPQQQARAIEKALDDAGVDARTVSYLEGHGSATSLGDPIEIKGASLAFGRDTEDTGYCAIGSVKSNVAHLLSGSGIVGLTKVLLQLQHRTLAPSLHSETLSPAIDFASTPFVVQRERAEWRRPSVRGEEVPRRAGVTSIGAGGINVHVVVEEFDGAVNSAEDRGGSQLLVFSAMTPQAMSKVLRDARRYVAQEAPGLNALAYTLQTGKNELPCRVAFVARDTADAEARIAALAAVDFTARPAALPDEVRFTESTLKQRRRVEAADVERALADRDLEALAAHWVAGASLDWDRLWPQGTRPAKVSLPAYPFEKVRCWYPGFDDAPSVLRPLAFTRRSHPWVGVNRSDLHGVRFALELTGDELLDYVYTSGRTRRFATVALVDGALAFARLAGLDGALRLRDARWARLPSPADATEVFEWRLAASGDGSHRVELWHAARGTLHFSAGVEADAGEVTSGDQRLVADGESGPAPRAAVTLDGDTFYASLADAGIDARPYARSVTGVTEAGERRLLVHVAEPPMCQDPHKRNVLIPAWVLAGLVQGVQHATGHAEATAVRVASVHGERFAGTRVLVLERTGASVFRVTFLDGDGRVLGAVEDAEFTAGALPRSLDGGAAQARIALPGAVRTAAVAAPAPELTPSARKFAQNAEPEDGESGSALIAVLRETVADLLKFELDEIDADTHFHAYGFESIALARLAAEVNGLLGTDISPVVFFECPDIRSLAEHLRDQYDAEGTARALRGAEDEAGAEVGSGRLEASPLRGPEPVAAEAGPEPGADAEFGGAVAVVGVAGKFPGAPDVDAFWQRLRAGDDLVGDYPGDRFDGHYAEVVARSDFPKFAGRLDDVDQFDADFFSLSRLEAELMDPQHRLALETVWAALEDGGYAPARLPENTGVWFGVSGHDYHHLLNASGVAPDGFTATGNAHSMLANRISFVLDVHGPSEPVDTACSSSLVALHRAVESIRAGRCDMALAGGVNLLLSIDTFAATHMAGMLSPDGRCKTFSADADGYVRSEGVAVVLLKPLAKAVADGDTIWGVVRGSAENHGGRAGSLTAPNANAQTALIQDAMRGTDPDSVGYVEAHGTGTSLGDPVEIGALDSAYRALRSAHGRTGHGRTGRTGRTGRTESGTAPVALGSVKTNIGHAESAAGLAGVVKVLLAMRHGELPPTLHCDRLNPHLPLSGGEFEVVREVRRWEPRLDADGRPWPLRAGVSSFGFGGANAHVVLEAAPPYGSPFSARRVHGPQAVVLSARDGERLRISAERLRDFLRRRHADDSAPELADLAFTLQNGREAMESRLGFVAEDTGGVLDVLDRFLKGEEPGGWHTGTLRRSRGAGVRRDGAQDPRVTRALGEGRLDEATELWCEGALVDWRSLHPAGERRTVRLPVYPFARRRYWVPVDGTGSLPPSDAAASGTDPEDSRPEDSRPGDSPPDGAGPEVAAPGGQFAADAPEAGPPAAVFDAGAYAAVLDAVLDGSADPDELGRV encoded by the coding sequence ATGAAGGAAGAAGCCGGCGTCCACGCCGACGGTCCCCTGGGCGGCCCGGTCGAGGGCCCAGCGCACGACCCGGCCGGCGGCCCCGCGGACGGTGACATCGCTGTCGTGGGCCTGTCCCTGCGGCTGCCCGGGTCCCGCGGCCCCGAGGAGTTCTGGGAGCACCTTGCCGCTGGCCGCTCGCTGATCAGCGAGGTGCCCGAGCGGCGCTGGCGCAGAGAGGACCATCTCGGCCACCCGCGCCGTGAGTTCAACAAGACCAACAGCGTGTGGGGCGGTTTCGTAGACGACATCGACTGCTTCGACGCCGAGTTCTTCCATGTGTCGCCGCGCGAGGCACGTTCGATGGACCCGCAGCAGCGGCTGGCGCTGGAGCTGAGCTGGCACGCGCTGGAGGACGCCGGTTACCGGGCGGACCGGGCCGCGGGCTCGCGCACCGGCGTCTTCATGGGCGTGTGCCACTGGGACTACGCCGAGCTGATCGAGAAGGAAGTCGAGGAGGTCGACGCCTACTACCCGACCGGCACGGCCTACGCGATCATCGCCAACCGCGTCTCCCACCACTTCGACTTCCGCGGGCCGAGCGTCGTCAACGACACTGCGTGCGCCAGTTCGCTGGTGGCGGTGCAGCAGGCCGTCCAGGCACTGCAAGCCGGGGACTGCGACCACGCGCTGGCCGGAGGCGTCAACCTCGCCTGGTCGCCACGGCACTTCATCGCCTTCGCCAAGGCGGGCATGCTCTCGCCGGACGGGCTGTGCCGCGCGTTCGACGCCGAGGCCAACGGTTACGTACGGGGCGAGGGCGGCGGCGTCGTCCTGCTGAAGCGTGCGGCGGACGCCCGCCGCGACGGCGACCCCGTACACGCGCTGATCAAGGGCGTCGGCAGCAACCACGGGGGGCGGACCAGTTCGCTCACGGTCACCAACCCCGCGGCGCAGGCCGACCTGATCACCGGCGTCTACCGGCGCGCCGGTATCGACCCCGGGACCGTCTCCTACATCGAGACCCATGGGCCAGGCACACCCGTGGGGGACCCCATCGAGATCAGCGGCCTGAAGAAGGCGTTCGCTGAGCTGAGCGGGGAGAACCCCCGGAAGCGGGAGCCGAGCGGGAACGGGGCGGGGGAGGCGTCGGGTCAGCGGGACGCCTCAGGACCTCCGGAGGTGTCAGGGCACCGCTGCGGGATCGGCTCCGTGAAGACCAACATCGGTCATCTGGAGGGCGCCGCGGGCATCGCGGGAATGCTCAAGGTGATCCTGGCGATGCGCCACCGAAAGCTGCCCGCGACGGTCAACTTCCGCCGCCTCAACCCGCTCATCACGCTCGACGGCAGCCCCCTGTACGTGGTCGACCGGCTCACCGACTGGGAACCGGGCGACGCCGGGACGCTGCGCGCGGGAGTCAGCTCCTTCGGGTTCGGCGGCACCAACGCCCATGTCGTACTGGAGGCGGCCGAGGCGGCCCAGGCAGCCGAGAAGGCGGAAGGCGCGGATGCCGAGGATGAGGCCGGGCAGCCCGTGCGGCTGCCGGTCTCCGCCGCGGACGAGGAGCGGCTGCGCGAGCAGTGCCGCGCCCTCGCCGACTGGGCGCGTGCCCGTACCGCTGAGGGCTCCGCGCCGACGACGGCCGACATCGCGTGCACGCTGCGCGAGGGGCGGGTGCCGATGCGGGAGCGGATCGTCTTCCGCGCGGCGAGCGTCGAGGAGTGGACGGAGCAACTCGCGGCCTTCGCCGCGGGGGAGAAGCCGCCGGCGGGCGCTCTGCGCGGCCGGGCGGAGGACGGGGCCGGAGACGGCCTGGACGCCGACGACGTCGAGGCACTGGTCGCGCGGTGGCTGGAGCGGGGCGAGGAGGAGAAGTTCGCCTCGGCCTGGACGAGGGGCCTGCCCGTCGACTGGTCGCAGTGGCCCAGCGGCGGGCGGCGGGTGCACCTGCCGGGCCAGGTGTTCGCGCGGACGCCGCACTGGTTCCGGCCGGACGCACAGCCGAAGCGGGAGCCGCTGCGGAAGCGGGAGCCGCAGCGGGGATCGGCCTCGCAGCCGGAACCGGAACGGGCACCGGAAGCCGAGGCGGCGAACGGGCCCGTGGCCGACGGGCTGCTCGGTGAGGGAGTTCGCGAGAAGGCGGAGACCGGGACAGCGGAGAACGAGACAGCGAAGAAGGGGACCGGAGGCGAGTACGGGAAAGCGGAGGGCTGGTCCTTCCCGCTGCGCTTCGAGCCCACCGACCCCTTCGTACGCGACCACCTGGTCGAGGGGGCCCGGATCGTCCCCGGCGTGGTGGCGCTGGAGGCGGTGACGGCGGCCGCACGGCGGCCCGCCGTGGCCGGTGCCCGTACCGGCGCTGCCCCGCACATCCGTAACGCCGTCTGGGTACGGCCGTTGCGCGTCGGCGACGGCGGACTCGACGCCCGGCTGCGGCTGACCGCGTCCGGCAGCGGAGACGACGGCGGCTACGACTACGCGATCACCGACGCGCAGGGCACGCCGTACAGCAGTGGCCGCGTCGAGTACAGCGCCGCTCCCGCTCCGGACACCCCCGGCCTCGTGGCGCTTCGCGAACAGCACACCCGTAGCGTCGGCACCGACGCGGGATACGCGGCGCTCCAGGCCAGCGGCATCGAGCACGGCCCGGCGCTGCGTGCACTGCGTGCGCTGCATGCCGCTCCCGGCTCGCTGCTGGCCGAACTGCGCCTGCCCGCCGAGTCGTCGACCGGCCTGGCCCTACAGCCCGCAGTCCTGGACAGCGCGCTGCTGGCAGTCCTCGCACTCGGTACGGACGACGGCGACTGGCGCAGGCCGTCCGCGCCCGCGGTGCCGTTCGCGCTGGACGGCCTGACCGCGTACGCGCCGACCACGGACACGACTTGGGCGTGGCTGCGGCCCGCCGTCGGCGGGCGTACGGGTGCGGCCGACATCGATCTGCTCGACGAGCAGGGGCGGTTGTGCGTGCGTCTCACCGGCTACACCTCGCGGGAGCTGCCGTCCACGGCCGGGACGAACGAGGAGGGGACGTCCGCGCCCTCATCCGCGCCTGGGGCCGGACTCCTTGAGGTCACCGGCGTCTGGACGCCTGCCCCCGTACCCGCTCCCGGCCCGGCTCCCGCTCCCGAAGCCGCCCCCGCCCCCGAACCGGCGGGGACCGGCGTGCCGTTGACCGTGCTGAACGCCGCGCTCGACGCGGACCTCGTCTCAACGAGCGCCGCCCGCCTGGGCGTTGACGTCGAGCATCTGGACGTGCCGAAGGACGCGGCCGACGCGGAGGCCATGAAGGCGGCGTTCGCGGCCTGCTATCCGCATGTGCGGCGGCTGCTCGGCTCCTCCCGGCGCGTTCTGCTCGTCGCTCCGGGCGCACCGGACTCCCCGGTCTTCGCGCCGCTGGCCGCGCTGCTGAAGACGGCCCGGCAGGAGAACCCGTCCTTCCACGGCACGACCGTGCTGCTCGACGGCTTCGACCCGCGTGACACCGCCCGCTTCGAGCAGACCGTACGCACGGAGGCGGCAGCGGCAGCCGCGGCGGACGGCGGGAACACCGCTGACGCCGAGGTCGCCCACACCGCCGACGGCCGCCGGCTGCGCCATGAGACGGCCGAACTGCCGCCGCCCGGCGCCCGCGCGGCGGGCGGGAAAAGTCTGCTCAAGGAGGGCGGCGTCTACTGGATCACCGGCGGCGCCGGTGGGATCGGCCTGCTGCTGGCCGAGCGGCTGTGTCTGCGCCACGGTGCGACGGTCGTGGTCAGCGGCCGGTCGCCCGGCGCACCCGCCGCCGACGCCCTCGCCGCGCGCCTGACCCGGGGCACCCTGATCCATCGCCGTGCGGACGTCACCGATCAGGAGAGCGTGAACGCCCTCGTCGCCGCCGTGCGGGCCGAACACGGCCGTATCGACGGGGTGTTCCACGCCGCGGGCGTACTCGACGACGGCTATCTGGCGACCAAGCCGCTCGCGGGCACCGAGGCCGTGCTCGCGCCGAAGGTGGACGGCGTCACATGCGTCGACGCCGCCACCCGCGCGGCCGGTCTGGACTTCCTGCTGGTGTTCGGCTCGGTGGCGGGCGCGTTCGGCAACGCCGCGCAGGGCGACTACGCCGCGGCCAACGCCTACCTCGACGCGTTCGCCGCGCGGCGGCAGGCGGACGGCCTGACCACCCGTGCCGTCGACTGGCCGCTGTGGGCGGAGGGCGGCATGCGCGTCGACGACGCGAGCCTGGCCTATCTGCGCAAGCGCACCGGCACCGTGCCGCTGCCGACCGACGTGGGCCTGGACGCGCTGGAGCGGGCGCTGCACACGGACTCCCCGGTGCGGCGAGTGGTCCTCTACGGCGACCGCCCGGCGCTGCGCGTATACGCGGGGCTGGAGCGGCCTGCGCCCGCCGAGGCGGCAGCGGGCGGCCCCGCGTCACCGCGGTCCGGCGCTGCGGGCGAGGCGCGTGCCGAGCTGGACGACGCCGAACTCCTCATCAGGACACAGGACTTGCTGCGTGAGCAGTTCGCCGAGGTCACCCTCCAGGACCCCGAGCAGATCCATGCCGAGGAGAAGCTGGAGACGTACGGCATCGACTCGATCTCCATCGTCGATCTGACGAGCAGGCTGGAGGACACCTTCGGGTCGCTGCCGAAGACGCTCTTCTTCGAGTACGTCGATCTGAAGGGCGTGGCGGAGTACTTCGTGGCCGAACACCGCGACAGGCTCCTCGGACTCTTCGCGCCCGCGGCATCCGATGACCCAGCCGTCTCCGATGCGTCCGCCGTCTCCGGGGTGCCCGCCGAAATCGAATCGCGCGCCGTCGCCCAGGCCCCGGCCGTCTCCCCCGCTCCCGTACCCGAAGTGCCCGCCGTACCGGCCGAGTCGGAGACGGCCCTCGCACACCCGCGCACCGGCGCCGCGACGGTGACACCGCGACCGGCGCCGCGCCGGCAGCCCGCAGTACGCGGCGACATCGCCGTGATCGGCATGGCGGGCCGCTACCCGGGCGCCGACACCCTGGAGGAGTTCTGGGAGCTGCTCAGCGAGGGGCGGCACAGCTTCGAGCCCGTCCCCGCGTGGCGCTGGCGGCACAGCGACCTCTACTTCGACGAACGCGACGTGCAGGGCAAGACGACGGTGCGCACCGGCACGTTCCTCCGCGACGTCGACGCCTTCGACCCGCGCTACTTCAGCATCTCCCAGCGCGACGCCGAACTGCTCTCGCCCGAAGTGCGGTTGTTCCTCCAGGCGGGAGTGACGGCCCTGGAGGACGCGGGCTACTCGAAGGAGACGCTGCGCCGCCGCTATGAGGGCGACGTCGGCGTGCTCGTCGGCTCGATGAACAACAGCTACGCCTACTACGGCTTCGAGAACATGCTGATGCGCGGCACCGCGACGAGCGGCAGCGAGGTCGGCGTGATGGCCAACATGCTCTCGTATCACTACGGGTTCACCGGGCCTTCGATGTTCGTCGACACCATGTGCTCGTCGTCGTCCGCGTGCGTGCACCAGGCGTTGAGGATGCTGCGCGGCGGCGAGTGCCGCATGGTCGTCGTCGGCGGCATCAACCTGATGCTGCACCCGTACGACCTCATCGCCACCTCGCAGGCGCACTTCACCACCAAGTCGGCGGATGTGGTGCGCAGTTACGGGCTCGGGGCGGACGGCACGATCCTCGGTGAGGGCGTGGGCACGCTGGTGCTCAAGCCGCTCGCCGAGGCCGTCGAGGACGGCGACCACGTCTACGGCGTCATCAAGGGCAGCGGCATGACCAACGCCGGTGTACGCAACGGCTTCACGGTGCCCAGCCCGCAGCAGCAGGCACGGGCGATAGAGAAGGCGCTGGACGACGCGGGCGTCGACGCGCGCACCGTCAGCTATCTGGAGGGCCACGGCTCGGCCACGTCGCTGGGCGACCCCATCGAGATCAAGGGCGCGAGCCTCGCGTTCGGCCGCGACACCGAGGACACGGGCTACTGCGCCATCGGGTCCGTCAAGTCCAACGTGGCGCATCTGCTGTCCGGTTCGGGCATCGTCGGCCTGACGAAGGTGCTGCTACAGCTTCAGCACCGGACGCTTGCGCCTTCGCTGCACTCCGAAACCCTCAGCCCAGCGATCGACTTCGCGTCCACGCCCTTCGTGGTGCAGCGTGAACGAGCCGAGTGGCGGCGGCCGTCGGTACGCGGCGAAGAGGTGCCGCGGCGCGCTGGAGTCACCTCGATCGGCGCGGGCGGCATCAACGTGCACGTGGTCGTCGAGGAGTTCGACGGCGCCGTGAACTCGGCCGAAGACAGGGGCGGTTCGCAGCTTCTGGTCTTCTCCGCGATGACCCCGCAGGCCATGTCCAAGGTGCTGCGGGACGCCCGCCGCTACGTAGCGCAGGAGGCACCGGGGCTGAACGCCCTCGCCTACACCCTCCAGACCGGCAAGAACGAACTGCCGTGCCGGGTCGCCTTCGTGGCGCGTGACACCGCCGACGCGGAGGCCCGTATCGCCGCGCTGGCGGCCGTCGACTTCACGGCTCGCCCCGCGGCGCTCCCCGACGAGGTGCGCTTCACCGAGAGCACGCTGAAGCAGCGGCGCAGGGTCGAGGCCGCAGACGTCGAACGGGCCCTCGCCGACAGGGACTTGGAGGCGCTGGCCGCGCACTGGGTCGCCGGGGCCTCGCTGGACTGGGACCGGCTGTGGCCGCAGGGGACCCGCCCGGCGAAGGTGTCGCTGCCCGCGTATCCCTTCGAGAAGGTGCGCTGCTGGTACCCCGGGTTCGACGACGCTCCCAGCGTGCTGCGGCCCCTGGCCTTCACGCGGCGGTCACACCCCTGGGTCGGCGTCAACCGCTCCGATCTGCACGGGGTGCGCTTCGCCCTTGAGCTGACCGGTGACGAACTCCTCGACTACGTCTATACGTCGGGCCGCACACGCCGCTTCGCGACCGTGGCCCTGGTGGACGGCGCGCTGGCGTTCGCCCGGCTGGCCGGTCTGGACGGGGCGCTGCGCCTGCGCGACGCACGGTGGGCGCGACTCCCCTCGCCCGCCGACGCCACGGAGGTCTTCGAGTGGCGGCTCGCCGCGTCGGGCGACGGCTCCCACCGCGTGGAGCTGTGGCACGCCGCGCGGGGCACGCTGCACTTCTCCGCCGGGGTGGAGGCCGACGCGGGAGAGGTGACCTCCGGGGACCAACGGCTCGTCGCCGACGGCGAGTCGGGGCCGGCGCCCCGCGCGGCAGTGACGCTCGACGGCGACACCTTCTACGCCTCGCTCGCTGACGCGGGCATCGACGCCCGCCCGTATGCGCGCAGCGTCACCGGTGTGACGGAGGCCGGGGAGCGGCGGCTGCTCGTACATGTCGCCGAACCGCCCATGTGCCAGGACCCGCACAAGCGCAACGTGCTCATCCCCGCATGGGTGCTCGCCGGGCTGGTGCAGGGCGTGCAGCACGCGACGGGCCATGCGGAGGCCACGGCCGTGCGCGTCGCCTCCGTGCACGGCGAGCGGTTCGCCGGCACCCGCGTACTCGTACTGGAACGCACGGGGGCGTCGGTGTTCCGTGTGACGTTCCTGGACGGGGACGGAAGGGTGCTGGGCGCGGTCGAGGACGCGGAGTTCACCGCCGGGGCGCTGCCGAGGTCGCTGGACGGCGGCGCGGCACAGGCGCGGATCGCCCTGCCAGGGGCGGTGCGGACGGCGGCCGTTGCGGCACCGGCACCTGAACTGACGCCATCGGCACGGAAGTTCGCACAGAACGCGGAACCGGAAGACGGGGAGTCCGGGAGCGCGCTCATCGCGGTACTGCGGGAGACGGTCGCCGATCTGCTCAAGTTCGAACTGGACGAGATCGACGCCGACACCCACTTTCACGCATACGGCTTCGAGTCCATCGCGCTGGCGCGGCTGGCCGCGGAGGTCAACGGCCTTCTCGGCACGGACATCAGCCCGGTCGTCTTCTTCGAGTGCCCCGACATCCGCAGCCTCGCCGAGCACCTTCGCGACCAGTACGACGCGGAGGGCACGGCCCGCGCCCTGCGCGGCGCCGAAGACGAAGCCGGTGCCGAAGTCGGGAGCGGGCGCCTGGAGGCGTCGCCCCTGCGTGGGCCTGAGCCCGTAGCGGCAGAGGCAGGGCCGGAGCCGGGGGCCGACGCGGAGTTCGGAGGGGCCGTGGCCGTCGTCGGCGTGGCGGGGAAGTTCCCCGGGGCGCCGGACGTCGACGCGTTCTGGCAGCGGCTGCGCGCCGGGGACGACCTGGTCGGCGACTACCCCGGCGACCGCTTCGACGGGCACTACGCCGAAGTCGTGGCCCGCTCGGACTTCCCGAAATTCGCCGGTCGCCTCGACGACGTCGATCAGTTCGACGCGGACTTCTTCAGCCTGTCCCGGCTGGAGGCCGAACTGATGGACCCCCAGCACCGGCTGGCGCTGGAGACCGTATGGGCGGCGCTGGAGGACGGGGGCTACGCCCCCGCACGGCTGCCGGAGAACACCGGCGTCTGGTTCGGCGTCTCCGGCCACGACTACCACCATCTGCTCAACGCCAGCGGAGTGGCGCCCGACGGCTTCACCGCCACCGGCAACGCCCACTCGATGCTGGCCAACCGGATCTCCTTCGTCCTCGACGTGCACGGCCCCAGCGAACCGGTCGACACCGCCTGCTCCAGCTCGCTGGTCGCGCTGCACCGCGCGGTCGAGAGCATCAGGGCGGGCCGCTGCGACATGGCCCTGGCGGGGGGCGTCAATCTGCTGCTGAGCATCGACACCTTCGCCGCGACGCACATGGCGGGCATGCTCAGCCCCGACGGCCGCTGCAAGACATTCTCCGCCGACGCGGACGGCTACGTACGTTCCGAGGGCGTCGCCGTGGTGCTGCTGAAGCCGCTGGCGAAGGCGGTGGCCGACGGCGACACGATCTGGGGCGTCGTACGCGGCAGCGCCGAGAACCACGGCGGCCGCGCCGGTTCGCTCACCGCGCCCAACGCCAACGCGCAGACGGCGCTCATCCAGGACGCCATGCGCGGCACCGACCCCGACAGCGTCGGCTACGTCGAGGCACACGGCACCGGCACCAGCCTGGGCGACCCGGTGGAGATCGGCGCCCTCGACAGCGCCTACCGCGCGCTGCGTTCGGCACACGGACGCACGGGCCACGGTCGCACGGGTCGCACGGGCCGTACGGGGCGTACGGAGAGCGGCACCGCACCCGTCGCCCTGGGCTCGGTGAAGACGAACATCGGGCACGCGGAGTCCGCGGCCGGGCTGGCCGGAGTCGTCAAGGTGCTGCTGGCCATGCGCCACGGCGAACTTCCGCCCACCCTGCACTGCGACCGGCTCAACCCCCATCTGCCCCTGTCCGGCGGCGAGTTCGAGGTGGTGCGCGAGGTGCGCCGCTGGGAGCCGCGGCTCGATGCCGACGGGCGGCCGTGGCCGCTGCGTGCGGGCGTGAGCAGCTTCGGCTTCGGCGGGGCCAACGCCCACGTCGTGCTGGAGGCCGCGCCGCCGTACGGTTCGCCGTTCTCGGCGCGACGCGTGCACGGGCCGCAGGCCGTGGTCCTCTCCGCCCGCGACGGCGAGCGGCTGCGGATCTCGGCCGAGCGCCTCAGGGACTTCCTGCGGCGGCGGCATGCGGACGACAGTGCGCCCGAGTTGGCGGATCTGGCCTTCACCCTCCAGAACGGCAGGGAGGCGATGGAGTCGCGCCTCGGCTTCGTGGCCGAGGACACCGGGGGCGTGCTCGACGTACTGGACCGCTTCCTCAAGGGCGAGGAGCCCGGCGGCTGGCACACCGGCACGCTGAGGCGCTCACGCGGCGCGGGGGTACGGCGCGACGGGGCGCAGGACCCGCGGGTGACCCGTGCGCTGGGGGAGGGTCGGCTCGACGAGGCCACCGAGCTGTGGTGCGAAGGAGCGCTCGTCGACTGGCGGTCGCTGCACCCGGCGGGGGAGCGCCGCACCGTGCGGCTTCCCGTGTATCCCTTCGCGCGCAGGCGCTACTGGGTGCCGGTGGACGGCACCGGATCGCTGCCGCCCTCCGATGCCGCTGCTTCCGGCACGGACCCCGAAGACTCGCGGCCTGAAGACTCGCGACCCGGAGACTCGCCGCCCGACGGCGCAGGTCCCGAAGTGGCAGCCCCCGGCGGGCAGTTCGCCGCCGACGCCCCCGAAGCCGGGCCTCCCGCCGCCGTCTTCGATGCCGGTGCCTACGCCGCGGTGCTCGACGCCGTGCTCGACGGCAGCGCCGACCCGGACGAACTCGGCCGGGTCTGA